A portion of the Juglans microcarpa x Juglans regia isolate MS1-56 chromosome 1D, Jm3101_v1.0, whole genome shotgun sequence genome contains these proteins:
- the LOC121239315 gene encoding probable LRR receptor-like serine/threonine-protein kinase At3g47570 yields MVPVLIGNLFSLLLLGFLFVQYSCMFQLIQSLSNFTDQSALIAFKSRLSSSPNESLLATNWSAPNSICHWIGVSCSRRRQRVTALDLSYMGLHGTISPYIGNLSFLVSLHLSNNSFYGFIPHEISRLHRLRILLLASNQLEGSIPPTIHNCRKLRKVYFNKNRLIGAIPSSLGNLSMLEFLNLDYNSLTGPLPLVIFNISSLNFFGVTSNHILGALPNDLCSHCPNLRGLYFSYNKFGGQLHSQFNNCGELAVLSLAYNTFEGSISKALIGNLQNLEGLYLGGNSFTGIIPSTICNLSRLQEFKIEDNRIQGSISTDLWHLPKLTTLIFGTNNFKGSVPQKVFNLSSLQLIDFQENFLSGYLPSLDSGQYSCPNLEEIILGGNKLSGHIPSYLSNCSNLITVDFAENLFSGPIPKSLGNLKYLQHLSLGANQLIGQEATDQEPNFISSLSNCRSLTVLELSSNPLDIIIPDSIQNFSASFQTFHAESCQIRGHIPMGMGFLIGLIWLGLGGNNLIGNIPFTFGGLERLQRLHLYSNKIEGLIPQEICQLRNLGELDLSINRISGAIPNCISNLNLLVQLNLSFNKLESSIPLNIWGLENLFFLDLSSNSLSEHLSSNMTKLDTLEYLDLSRNEITGEIPSIIGAFESLNYLDFSNNSFQGGIPQSFGNLKGLDILDLSYNNLSGVIPKSLEALPYLKYLNLSFNKLVGEIPSGGPFVNLTAESFSRNSALCGNPILGVPPCPTIPTYQQSKMKNILIKCILPVIASIITVVMLVYLLRRLRKRIMEIPTSLNAFPALEHRMISYQELCQGTNNFCESNLLGVGGFGSVYKGILSDRTIVAVKVLSLQLSGAFKSFDAECKVLCTIRHRNLVKVITTCTNPEFRALVLEYMSNGNLEKWLYSHNYCLDLLQRINILVDVASALDYLHHGQSESILHCDLKPTNILLDEGMVGHVGDFGIAKILVKNKDATYTKTLGTIGYIASEYGFEGKVSIKTDVYSYGITLLEMITRKKPTDDMFAGDFTLRQLVNASIPDRMMEVVDEGLLRIEDGRDTIALQSILSSILDLGLRCSEELPDTRMDIKDVLVKLNKIKSTFFENRNRVTRHT; encoded by the exons ATGGTACCGGTGCTCATAGGAAATCTGTTCTCTCTACTGCTATTGGGTTTTCTGTTTGTGCAGTACTCATGCATGTTTCAATTGATCCAATCTTTAAGCAATTTTACTGACCAATCTGCTCTCATTGCCTTCAAATCTCGACTCAGCTCTAGTCCAAATGAATCCCTCTTGGCTACCAACTGGTCTGCACCAAACTCGATCTGCCATTGGATTGGGGTCTCCTGCAGTCGACGTAGGCAAAGAGTCACCGCTTTGGACCTTTCCTACATGGGTCTCCATGGCACCATTTCTCCTTATATTGGTAACCTCTCCTTCCTAGTCTCACTTCATCTTTCTAACAATAGCTTCTATGGTTTTATTCCGCATGAGATCAGTCGTCTACATCGCTTGAGAATACTCTTGTTGGCATCCAACCAATTGGAAGGAAGCATCCCTCCTACTATTCATAATTGTCGAAAGCTTCGCAAGGTATATTTTAACAAGAACCGTCTTATTGGTGCAATTCCATCGTCCCTCGGCAATTTGTCAATGTTGGAGTTCTTGAATTTGGACTACAATAGTCTCACTGGTCCACTTCCTTTAGTCATCTTTAACATATCTTCTCTAAACTTTTTTGGTGTTACGTCTAATCACATCTTGGGAGCTCTTCCGAATGATCTTTGTAGCCACTGTCCCAATCTTAGAGGACTTTATTTCTCGTATAACAAATTTGGCGGTCAGCTCCATTCGCAATTTAATAATTGTGGGGAGCTTGCTGTTTTATCTTTGGCATATAATACATTTGAGGGGAGTATTTCAAAAGCtctaattggaaatttacaaaACCTTGAAGGCCTATATCTTGGAGGTAACAGTTTCACTGGTATCATACCTTCTACCATATGTAATTTGTCGAGGTTGCAAGAATTCAAAATTGAGGATAACCGCATCCAAGGAAGCATTTCGACTGATTTGTGGCATCTTCCGAAATTAACTACTTTGATTTTTGGAACGAATAACTTCAAAGGGTCAGTACCTCAAAAAGTCTTCAACCTTTCATCTTTACAACTTATCGACTTCCAGGAAAATTTCCTCTCTGGATATCTTCCATCACTAGATTCAGGGCAATATTCTTGCCCTAATCTTGAAGAAATTATACTTGGTGGAAACAAACTCAGTGGTCATATCCCATCCTATCTTTCGAATTGTTCCAACCTCATCACAGTAGACTTTGCTGAAAACTTATTCTCCGGACCAATTCCTAAAAGTCTTGGAAACTTAAAGTACCTCCAACATCTTTCTTTGGGTGCAAATCAGCTAATAGGCCAGGAGGCTACAGATCAAGAGcccaatttcatttcatctttatCCAATTGTAGATCTTTGACAGTTTTAGAATTAAGCTCTAATCCATTGGATATAATAATTCCAGATTCCATTCAAAACTTTTCGGCTTCCTTTCAAACATTTCATGCAGAGAGTTGCCAAATAAGGGGTCATATTCCTATGGGAATGGGTTTTTTGATAGGTTTGATTTGGCTTGGCTTGGGAGGTAACAATTTGATTGGAAATATCCCTTTCACATTCGGTGGTTTGGAAAGATTACAAAGATTGCATCTTTACAGTAACAAGATTGAAGGATTGATTCCACAAGAGATATGCCAATTAAGGAATTTGGGAGAGCTAGATCTCTCAATCAACAGAATCTCTGGAGCCATCCCAAATTGCATTTCAAACCTCAATCTACTAGTACAGCTAAACTTGAGTTTTAATAAACTCGAATCGTCAATACCATTAAATATATGGGGCCTcgaaaatctatttttcttggatttgtcATCGAATTCCCTTAGTGAACATTTGTCTTCGAACATGACAAAATTGGACACTCTCGAATATCTGGATTTGTCAAGAAATGAAATTACTGGAGAAATTCCAAGTATCATTGGAGCATTTGAAAGCCTCAATTATCTTGACTTTTCAAACAACTCCTTTCAAGGAGGCATTCCGCAATCTTTTGGTAACTTAAAAGGGTTAGATATCTTAGATCTTTCTTACAACAATCTTTCTGGTGTCATTCCTAAATCTCTTGAGGCACTTCCATATCTCAAATACTTGAATTTATCTTTCAACAAGTTAGTAGGAGAGATTCCATCCGGTGGTCCTTTTGTGAACCTCACGGCggaatcattttcaagaaatagtGCACTTTGTGGGAATCCAATTTTGGGAGTTCCACCTTGTCCAACGATTCCTACTTACCAACAatcaaagatgaaaaatattttgatcaaaTGTATTCTTCCTGTGATTGCGTCAATTATAACCGTGGTAATGTTGGTTTATTTGCTGAGAAGACTTCGGAAGAGAATCATGGAGATACCGACTTCACTTAATGCATTTCCTGCATTGGAACATAGAATGATATCATATCAAGAGCTTTGCCAAGGGACAAACAACTTTTGTGAAAGCAACTTGCTTGGAGTCGGAGGTTTTGGCTCTGTGTACAAAGGAATACTTTCTGACAGGACAATTGTTGCAGTAAAAGTTCTAAGTTTGCAATTGTCAGGTGCTTTCAAAAGTTTTGATGCAGAATGCAAGGTGTTATGTACGATTCGACATAGAAATCTTGTTAAGGTCATCACTACATGCACTAATCCCGAGTTTAGAGCGTTGGTGCTAGAATACATGTCGAACGGTAACCTTGAAAAATGGTTATACTCTCATAATTACTGCTTGGATCTTCTACAGAGAATTAATATTTTGGTTGATGTTGCGTCAGCCTTAGACTATCTCCACCATGGTCAATCGGAATCTATATTACATTGTGATTTGAAGCCTACAAATATCCTTTTAGATGAGGGCATGGTTGGACATGTGGGCGATTTTGGCATTGCAAAGATTTTAGTCAAAAACAAAGATGCAACATACACCAAAACTCTTGGTACCATTGGCTACATCGCAtcag AATATGGATTTGAAGGGAAGGTATCCATCAAAACCGATGTCTACAGCTATGGCATAACATTGTTGGAGATGATCACGAGGAAGAAACCCACAGATGACATGTTCGCTGGAGACTTTACTTTGAGGCAGTTGGTAAATGCATCCATTCCAGATAGAATGATGGAAGTTGTGGATGAAGGTTTACTAAGAATAGAAGACGGAAGAGACACCATTGCCTTGCAAAGTATCCTTTCATCAATCTTGGACTTAGGCTTGAGGTGTTCTGAAGAATTACCAGATACAAGAATGGATATCAAAGACGTGTTGGTCAAGCTTAATAAAATCAAGTCGACTTTCTTTGAGAACAGAAACAGGGTTACTAGACATACTTGA
- the LOC121239401 gene encoding LRR receptor-like serine/threonine-protein kinase EFR, translating into MGMEGLQGWWIRAKEGKDNMISLKEIDADPSDESSVDDAQIFSQYSCMFQLIQSFNNFTDQSALISFKSRISSSPNETRLANNWSTAPNSICNWIGVSCSRRRQRVTTLDLSFMGLQGNISPHIGNLSFLVSLNLSFNNFFGFIPHEISRLHRLRKLLLASNQLEGSIPPTIHNCQKLRVVSFDTNRLIGAIPLSLGNLSMLEFLNLEHNSLTGPLPLVIFNISSLNVFAVTSNHILGALPNDLCSHCPNLKGLYFSYNKFGGQLHSKFNNCGELAVLSLAYNTFEGSISKALIGNLQNLEVLYLGGNSFTGIIPSTICNFSRLQEFMIEKNHIQGSIPTDLWHLPKLTTLVLGGNNFKGSVPQKVFNLSSLQLIDFQDNFLSGYLPSLDSRQYSCPNLEEITLGGNKLSGHIPSYLSNCSKLITVDFTENLFSGPIPKSLGNLKYLQRLYLGANQLIG; encoded by the exons atggggaTGGAGGGGCTTCAAGGGTGGTGGATCAGGGCTAAGGAAGGGAag gacaaTATGATTTCTCTTAAGGAAATTGAtgcggatccatctgatgaaTCATCTGTCGACGATGCTcagatcttttctcaa TACTCGTGCATGTTTCAATTGATCCAATCTTTTAACAATTTTACAGACCAATCTGCTCTCATTTCCTTCAAATCTCGTATCAGTTCTAGTCCAAATGAAACCCGCTTGGCTAATAACTGGTCAACCGCTCCAAACTCGATCTGCAATTGGATTGGGGTTTCTTGCAGTCGACGTAGGCAAAGAGTCACCACTTTGGACCTTTCCTTCATGGGTCTCCAAGGCAATATTTCTCCTCATATTGGTAACCTCTCCTTCCTAGTCTCACTTAATCTTTCTTTCAACAACTTCTTTGGTTTTATTCCGCATGAGATTAGTCGTTTACATCGCTTGAGAAAGCTCTTGTTAGCATCCAACCAATTGGAAGGAAGCATCCCTCCTACTATCCATAATTGTCAAAAGCTTCGTGTGGTAAGTTTTGATACGAACCGTCTTATTGGTGCAATTCCATTGTCCCTCGGCAATTTGTCAATGTTGGAGTTCTTGAATTTGGAGCACAATAGTCTCACTGGTCCACTTCCTTTAGTAATCTTTAACATATCTTCTCTAAATGTTTTTGCTGTTACATCTAATCACATCTTGGGAGCTCTTCCTAATGATCTTTGTAGCCATTGTCCCAATCTTAAAGGACTTTATTTCTCGTATAACAAATTTGGCGGTCAGCTCCATTCGAAATTTAATAATTGTGGGGAGCTTGCAGTTTTATCTTTGGCATATAATACATTTGAGGGGAGTATTTCGAAAGCtctaattggaaatttacaaaACCTTGAAGTCCTCTATCTTGGAGGTAACAGTTTCACTGGTATCATACCTTCTACCATATGTAATTTTTCAAGGTTGCAAGAATTCATGATTGAGAAAAACCACATCCAAGGAAGCATTCCGACTGATTTGTGGCATCTTCCAAAATTAACTACTTTGGTTTTGGGAGGGAATAACTTCAAAGGTTCAGTACCTCAAAAAGTCTTCAACCTTTCTTCTTTACAACTTATTGACTTCCAGGATAATTTCCTCTCTGGATATCTTCCATCACTAGATTCAAGGCAATATTCTTGCCCTAATCTTGAAGAAATTACACTTGGTGGAAACAAACTCAGTGGTCATATCCCATCCTATCTTTCGAATTGTTCCAAGCTCATCACAGTAGACTTTACTGAAAACTTATTCTCCGGACCAATTCCTAAAAGTCTTGGAAACTTAAAGTACCTCCAACGTCTTTATTTGGGTGCAAATCAGCTAATAGGCTAG
- the LOC121253257 gene encoding probable LRR receptor-like serine/threonine-protein kinase At3g47570 has protein sequence MTKLDTLESLDLSRNEITGEIPSIIGAFESLNYLDFSNNSLQGGIPQSFGNLKGLDLLDISYNNLSGVIPKSLEALPYIRYLNLSFNKLVGEIPSGGPFVNLTAESFSGNSALCGNPIFGVPPCPTMPTYQQSKMKNILIKYILPVIASIITVVMLVYLLRRLRKSNMEIPTSLNAFPALEHRMISYQELCQGTNNFCESNLLGVGGFGSVYKGILSDRTIVAVKVLSLQLSGAFKSFDAECKVLRTIRHRNLVKVITTCTNPEFRALVLEYMSNGNLEKWVYSHNYCLDLLQRINILVDVASALEYLHHGQSESILHCDLKPTNILLDEGMVAHVGDFGIAKILVENKDSTHTKTLGTIGYIAPEYGFEGKVSIKTDVYSFGITLLEMITRKKPTDDMFAGDFTLRQLVNASIPDRMMEVVDEGLLRIEDGRDTIALQSILSSILDLGLRCSEELPDTRMDTKTVLVKLNKIKSTFF, from the exons ATGACAAAATTGGACACTCTTGAAAGTCTGGATTTGTCAAGAAATGAAATCACTGGAGAAATCCCAAGTATCATTGGAGCATTTGAAAGCCTCAATTATCTTGACTTTTCAAACAACTCCCTTCAAGGAGGCATTCCGCAATCTTTTGGGAACTTAAAAGGGTTAGATCTCTTAGATATTTCTTACAACAATCTTTCTGGTGTAATTCCTAAATCTCTTGAGGCACTTCCATATATCAGATACTTGAATTTATCTTTCAACAAGCTAGTAGGAGAGATTCCATCCGGTGGTCCTTTTGTGAACCTCACAGCGGAATCATTTTCAGGAAATAGTGCACTTTGTGGGAATCCAATTTTTGGAGTTCCACCTTGTCCAACAATGCCTACCTACCAACAatcaaagatgaaaaatattttgatcaaaTATATTCTTCCTGTGATTGCATCAATTATAACCGTGGTAATGTTGGTTTATTTACTAAGAAGACTTCGAAAAAGTAACATGGAGATACCGACATCACTTAATGCATTTCCTGCATTGGAACATAGAATGATATCATACCAAGAGCTTTGCCAAGGGACAAACAACTTTTGTGAAAGCAACTTGCTTGGAGTTGGAGGTTTTGGCTCTGTGTACAAAGGAATACTTTCCGACAGGACAATTGTTGCAGTAAAAGTTCTAAGTTTGCAATTGTCGGGTGCTTTCAAAAGTTTTGATGCAGAATGCAAGGTGTTACGTACAATTCGACATAGAAATCTTGTTAAGGTCATAACTACATGCACTAATCCCGAGTTTAGAGCGTTGGTGCTGGAATACATGTCGAACGGCAACCTTGAAAAGTGGGTATACTCTCATAACTACTGCTTGGATCTTCTACAGAGAATAAATATTTTGGTTGATGTTGCGTCAGCCTTAGAATATCTCCACCACGGTCAATCGGAATCTATATTGCATTGTGATTTGAAGCCTACAAATATCCTTTTGGATGAGGGCATGGTTGCACATGTGGGTGATTTTGGCATTGCAAAGATTTTAGTCGAAAACAAAGACtcaacacacaccaaaactCTTGGTACCATTGGCTACATCGCACCAG AATATGGATTTGAAGGGAAGGTATCCATCAAAACCGATGTCTACAGCTTTGGCATAACATTGTTGGAGATGATCACGAGGAAGAAACCCACCGATGACATGTTCGCTGGAGACTTTACTTTGAGGCAGTTGGTAAATGCATCCATTCCTGATAGAATGATGGAAGTTGTGGATGAAGGTTTACTAAGAATAGAAGATGGAAGAGACACCATTGCCTTGCAAAGTATTCTTTCATCAATCTTGGACTTAGGCTTGAGGTGTTCTGAAGAATTACCAGATACAAGAATGGATACCAAAACAGTGTTGGTCAAGCTtaataaaatcaagtcaacTTTTTTTTAG
- the LOC121253318 gene encoding 7-methyl-GTP pyrophosphatase-like isoform X1 encodes MGYEFTIMSADIDEKVIRREKPADLVMALAEAKADAIVSKLKSTSQFDVEAHSTLLITADTVVVYEGIIREKPSSKEEAREFIKGYSGGQAEVVGSVLVTNLKTGKRKGGWDRAEVYFYSIPDEVIDSLINEGFTLNVAGGLMLEHPITLPFVEAVVGTTDTVMGLPKALTEKCILEAL; translated from the exons ATGGGATATGAGTTCACTATAATG AGTGCAGACATAGATGAGAAAGTTATTAGGAGGGAAAAGCCAGCAGATTTGGTAATGGCTCTAGCTGAAGCGAAG GCAGATGCCATTGTATCCAAGCTCAAAAGTACCTCTCAATTTGATGTGGAGGCTCATTCAACACTGTTGATAACTGCAGATACA GTGGTGGTGTATGAAGGGATAATCAGAGAAAAACCATCCAGCAAGGAAGAAGCACGGGAATTTATCAAAG GATATTCTGGCGGTCAAGCAGAGGTGGTAGGATCTGTTCTTGTAACCAATCTTAAgactggaaaaagaaaaggtggaTGGGACAGAGCCGAG gtttatttttatagcatACCAGATGAGGTCATTGATAGCCTG ATCAACGAGGGATTTACACTCAATGTTGCTGGAGGTTTGATGCTGGAACATCCAATTACATTGCCTTTTGTGGAAGCAGTG GTGGGGACAACTGATACCGTTATGGGACTTCCTAAAGCTCTCACAGAAAAATGCATACTCGAAGCCCTATAG
- the LOC121253318 gene encoding 7-methyl-GTP pyrophosphatase-like isoform X2, translated as MSMSADIDEKVIRREKPADLVMALAEAKADAIVSKLKSTSQFDVEAHSTLLITADTVVVYEGIIREKPSSKEEAREFIKGYSGGQAEVVGSVLVTNLKTGKRKGGWDRAEVYFYSIPDEVIDSLINEGFTLNVAGGLMLEHPITLPFVEAVVGTTDTVMGLPKALTEKCILEAL; from the exons ATGAGCATG AGTGCAGACATAGATGAGAAAGTTATTAGGAGGGAAAAGCCAGCAGATTTGGTAATGGCTCTAGCTGAAGCGAAG GCAGATGCCATTGTATCCAAGCTCAAAAGTACCTCTCAATTTGATGTGGAGGCTCATTCAACACTGTTGATAACTGCAGATACA GTGGTGGTGTATGAAGGGATAATCAGAGAAAAACCATCCAGCAAGGAAGAAGCACGGGAATTTATCAAAG GATATTCTGGCGGTCAAGCAGAGGTGGTAGGATCTGTTCTTGTAACCAATCTTAAgactggaaaaagaaaaggtggaTGGGACAGAGCCGAG gtttatttttatagcatACCAGATGAGGTCATTGATAGCCTG ATCAACGAGGGATTTACACTCAATGTTGCTGGAGGTTTGATGCTGGAACATCCAATTACATTGCCTTTTGTGGAAGCAGTG GTGGGGACAACTGATACCGTTATGGGACTTCCTAAAGCTCTCACAGAAAAATGCATACTCGAAGCCCTATAG
- the LOC121253318 gene encoding 7-methyl-GTP pyrophosphatase-like isoform X3 produces the protein MALAEAKADAIVSKLKSTSQFDVEAHSTLLITADTVVVYEGIIREKPSSKEEAREFIKGYSGGQAEVVGSVLVTNLKTGKRKGGWDRAEVYFYSIPDEVIDSLINEGFTLNVAGGLMLEHPITLPFVEAVVGTTDTVMGLPKALTEKCILEAL, from the exons ATGGCTCTAGCTGAAGCGAAG GCAGATGCCATTGTATCCAAGCTCAAAAGTACCTCTCAATTTGATGTGGAGGCTCATTCAACACTGTTGATAACTGCAGATACA GTGGTGGTGTATGAAGGGATAATCAGAGAAAAACCATCCAGCAAGGAAGAAGCACGGGAATTTATCAAAG GATATTCTGGCGGTCAAGCAGAGGTGGTAGGATCTGTTCTTGTAACCAATCTTAAgactggaaaaagaaaaggtggaTGGGACAGAGCCGAG gtttatttttatagcatACCAGATGAGGTCATTGATAGCCTG ATCAACGAGGGATTTACACTCAATGTTGCTGGAGGTTTGATGCTGGAACATCCAATTACATTGCCTTTTGTGGAAGCAGTG GTGGGGACAACTGATACCGTTATGGGACTTCCTAAAGCTCTCACAGAAAAATGCATACTCGAAGCCCTATAG